One genomic window of Clostridioides sp. ES-S-0054-01 includes the following:
- a CDS encoding family 1 glycosylhydrolase, whose product MRKFPEGFLWGGATAANQFEGGWNLGGKGWSVSDVAKAHFDADVKDYKSNNEITTKDIEEGLAHPEDEVNYPKRHGSDFYHHYKEDIALMGEMGFKTYRMSIAWSRIFPNGDDKEPNEEGLQFYDDVFDELISYGIEPLVTMSHYEPPLNIVLNYDGWYSRQVINMFVRYVQTICERYKNKVKYWLTFNEVDSMIRHPYTTGGLVRDRFEDKNFEEVIFQAMHHQFVASALATKICHEIIPNSKVGCMLTKLTYYPYTCRPEDVLAAQQKMRSIYAYSDTQVFGEYPVYLLSYFKNNNIQIAKEEHDDEIMKKYPVDFISFSYYMSSCEASDTIGLDVTPGNTLLAVKNPYLETSEWGWQIDSIGLRVSLIELYDRYRKPLFIVENGLGAKDILTEDKKVHDQYRIDYLKEHFKCMLDAIIEDGVELWGYTSWGCIDLVSESTKQMSKRYGYIYVDADDYGKGTYNRYKKDSFYWYKKVIENNSIDFK is encoded by the coding sequence ATGAGAAAGTTTCCAGAAGGATTTCTTTGGGGAGGAGCTACAGCTGCCAATCAATTTGAAGGTGGTTGGAATTTAGGTGGTAAAGGATGGTCTGTATCAGATGTGGCAAAAGCACACTTTGATGCAGATGTAAAAGACTATAAATCCAATAATGAAATCACAACAAAAGATATAGAAGAAGGATTAGCACATCCTGAAGATGAAGTAAATTATCCAAAACGTCACGGTAGTGATTTTTATCATCACTATAAAGAAGATATTGCTCTGATGGGAGAAATGGGATTTAAGACATATCGAATGAGTATTGCTTGGTCTCGTATTTTTCCAAATGGAGATGATAAAGAACCAAACGAAGAAGGTTTACAGTTTTATGATGATGTATTTGATGAGTTAATAAGTTATGGAATTGAACCACTTGTTACTATGTCACATTATGAACCACCATTAAATATCGTTTTAAACTATGATGGATGGTATTCACGACAAGTTATCAATATGTTTGTTAGGTATGTACAAACTATCTGTGAAAGATATAAAAACAAAGTGAAATATTGGCTTACATTTAATGAAGTTGATTCTATGATTCGTCATCCATACACTACTGGTGGTTTGGTTCGAGACCGATTTGAGGATAAAAACTTTGAGGAAGTCATTTTTCAAGCTATGCATCATCAATTTGTAGCTAGTGCTCTTGCAACAAAAATTTGTCATGAGATTATTCCAAATTCAAAAGTGGGGTGTATGTTGACGAAATTAACATATTATCCATACACATGTAGACCAGAAGATGTTTTGGCAGCTCAACAAAAAATGAGAAGTATTTATGCATACAGTGATACGCAAGTTTTTGGTGAATATCCAGTATATTTATTGTCATATTTTAAAAATAATAATATTCAAATAGCAAAAGAAGAACATGATGACGAAATTATGAAAAAATATCCAGTAGATTTTATTTCATTCTCTTACTATATGTCTTCTTGTGAAGCATCTGATACAATTGGATTAGATGTTACACCAGGGAATACACTATTAGCTGTAAAAAATCCTTATTTAGAAACAAGTGAATGGGGTTGGCAAATTGATTCAATTGGTCTACGTGTATCTTTGATTGAATTATATGATAGATACAGAAAGCCTTTATTTATAGTTGAAAATGGATTAGGGGCTAAAGATATTTTAACTGAAGATAAAAAAGTTCATGACCAATATAGAATTGATTATTTAAAAGAACACTTTAAATGTATGTTAGATGCGATTATCGAAGATGGTGTTGAACTTTGGGGATACACTTCATGGGGTTGTATTGATTTGGTAAGTGAATCAACGAAGCAAATGTCAAAACGTTATGGATATATTTATGTGGATGCTGATGATTATGGAAAGGGGACATATAATAGATATAAGAAAGATAGTTTTTATTGGTATAAAAAAGTAATTGAAAATAATAGTATAGATTTTAAATGA
- a CDS encoding PTS glucose transporter subunit IIA, translating into MDYKKTAIDIIEQVGGSKNILALEHCSTRLRFKLIDRSKVNQDALKRVQGVMSIVNGAQFQVVIGNSVVDVYDEILKVCPLDTNDSAIKTEEKINLGTRLIEFIINIFQPLVFAIAGAGILKSLLMLLAMFNILKSDSTIYTLLVAISDATFYFLPIMVAVTTANVLKCNRLVAIAAVGYLLLPATTTALSEGVELFGFTIPNIAYNAQVFPSILCVSFLAIMEKIFNKYSPKPIRTFFVPMMSLAITVPITLTILGPLGYNVGTIFTTIILFLYNKMGFLAVGLLAAILPFMVATGMHKALLPYAINTIGKLGYEALYMTASLAHNISESGACFAVALRTKNETLKQTALSAGISALMGITEPALYGITLQHKRAILGVVLSSAISGTFLGLFAVRGFVLVGPGLASMTMFIDPNNGNNLIFAIIGFVVAILGSFIITLIIWKENTNRAEPSIEGVVEEELIEEEKEVNILVSPVEGKVIDLGKVNDELFASKTLGDGVAIIPTNGNLYAPCDSEVVMLFETKHAIGLRTKNGAEILIHIGINTVSMNGDGFKTFVKTGDNVKEGDLLIQFDLDKISNANLDSTVMIVNNNGSEYAYKVLNQSYGNVEKGSILFDVKGGI; encoded by the coding sequence ATGGATTATAAAAAAACTGCCATTGACATTATTGAACAAGTCGGTGGTTCAAAAAATATTTTAGCTTTAGAACACTGTTCAACTAGACTTCGCTTTAAGTTGATTGATAGAAGTAAAGTGAATCAGGATGCTTTAAAAAGAGTACAAGGTGTTATGAGTATAGTTAATGGGGCACAATTTCAAGTTGTCATTGGAAATAGTGTTGTTGATGTTTATGATGAAATTTTAAAAGTTTGCCCTTTAGATACAAATGATAGTGCTATAAAAACTGAAGAAAAAATAAACTTAGGAACAAGACTTATAGAATTTATTATTAATATTTTTCAACCACTGGTTTTTGCTATTGCAGGAGCTGGTATTTTAAAATCACTGTTGATGTTATTAGCAATGTTTAATATTTTAAAATCAGATTCTACTATATATACATTGTTAGTTGCTATTTCAGATGCAACATTCTATTTCTTACCTATCATGGTAGCTGTAACTACTGCCAATGTATTGAAATGTAATCGTTTAGTAGCTATTGCTGCTGTAGGATACTTATTACTTCCCGCAACAACGACTGCTTTAAGTGAAGGTGTTGAACTATTTGGATTTACAATTCCAAATATTGCATATAATGCACAGGTTTTCCCATCTATATTATGTGTATCTTTCTTGGCAATAATGGAAAAAATTTTTAACAAGTATTCGCCAAAACCAATTCGAACTTTTTTTGTTCCGATGATGTCTTTGGCAATTACTGTTCCAATTACTTTAACTATTTTAGGGCCTTTAGGATATAACGTTGGTACAATTTTTACAACCATTATTTTATTCTTATATAACAAAATGGGATTCTTAGCTGTAGGATTACTAGCTGCTATTCTTCCATTTATGGTTGCAACAGGAATGCACAAAGCATTATTACCTTATGCAATTAATACAATTGGTAAGTTGGGTTATGAAGCATTGTATATGACAGCTTCATTAGCTCACAATATTTCTGAAAGTGGTGCTTGTTTTGCAGTCGCTTTACGTACAAAAAACGAAACATTAAAACAAACAGCATTATCTGCAGGAATCTCTGCCTTGATGGGAATTACAGAGCCAGCTTTATATGGTATTACTTTACAACATAAAAGAGCAATATTAGGTGTTGTATTGTCAAGTGCAATTTCTGGTACATTTTTAGGATTATTTGCAGTAAGAGGATTTGTACTTGTTGGACCAGGACTTGCCAGTATGACGATGTTTATTGACCCAAACAATGGAAACAATTTAATTTTTGCAATCATTGGTTTTGTTGTTGCAATATTAGGTTCGTTTATTATTACACTGATTATTTGGAAGGAAAATACAAATAGAGCAGAGCCATCAATTGAAGGTGTTGTTGAAGAAGAACTAATAGAAGAAGAAAAAGAAGTAAATATCTTAGTATCTCCCGTAGAAGGAAAAGTAATCGATTTAGGCAAAGTTAATGATGAACTATTTGCAAGTAAGACTTTGGGAGATGGAGTTGCAATTATACCGACCAATGGAAATTTATACGCACCTTGTGATTCAGAAGTTGTGATGCTATTTGAGACAAAACATGCAATTGGTTTAAGAACAAAAAATGGGGCTGAGATTTTGATTCATATTGGAATAAATACTGTAAGTATGAATGGAGATGGATTTAAAACATTTGTTAAGACAGGCGATAATGTAAAAGAAGGAGATTTATTAATTCAGTTTGATTTAGACAAAATCTCAAATGCTAATTTAGATTCAACTGTTATGATTGTAAATAATAATGGGTCAGAGTATGCTTATAAAGTGTTAAACCAGTCTTATGGCAATGTAGAAAAAGGAAGTATCTTGTTTGATGTAAAGGGAGGAATATAA
- the hadA gene encoding isocaprenoyl-CoA:2-hydroxyisocaproate CoA-transferase HadA produces MLLEGVKVVELSSFIAAPCCAKMLGDWGAEVIKVEPIEGDGIRVMGGTFKSPASDDENPMFELENGNKKGVSINIKSKEGIEILHKLISEADIFVTNVRVQALEKMGIAYDQIKDKYPGLIFSQILGYGEKGPLKDKPGFDYTAYFARGGVSQSVMEKGTSPANTAAGFGDHYAGLALAAGSLAALHKKEKTGKGERVTVSLFHTAIYGMGTMITTAQYGNEMPLSRENPNSPLMTTYKCKDGRWIQLALIQYNKWLGKFCKVINREYILEDDRYNNIDSMVNHIEDLVKIVGEAMLEKTLDEWSVLLEEADLPFEKIQSCEDLLDDEQAWANDFLFKKTYDSGNTGVLVNTPVMFRNEGIKDYTPAPKVGQHTVEVLKSLGYDESRINNLKEDKVVRY; encoded by the coding sequence ATGCTTTTAGAAGGAGTTAAAGTAGTAGAACTTTCAAGTTTCATTGCAGCACCATGTTGTGCAAAAATGTTAGGTGATTGGGGTGCAGAGGTTATTAAGGTTGAGCCTATAGAAGGTGATGGAATAAGAGTTATGGGTGGAACATTTAAATCTCCAGCATCAGATGATGAAAATCCTATGTTTGAATTAGAGAATGGAAATAAGAAAGGTGTAAGTATTAATATAAAGTCAAAAGAAGGAATAGAAATATTACATAAATTAATATCAGAAGCAGATATATTTGTAACTAATGTTAGAGTTCAGGCATTAGAAAAAATGGGTATCGCTTATGACCAAATAAAAGATAAATATCCAGGATTAATATTCTCTCAAATATTAGGGTATGGAGAAAAAGGACCTTTAAAAGATAAACCAGGATTTGACTATACTGCATACTTTGCAAGAGGAGGAGTTAGCCAATCTGTTATGGAAAAAGGGACATCTCCAGCAAATACAGCAGCAGGATTTGGTGACCACTATGCAGGTTTAGCATTAGCAGCAGGAAGCTTAGCAGCATTACATAAAAAAGAAAAAACTGGTAAAGGCGAAAGAGTAACAGTAAGTCTTTTCCATACAGCTATATATGGAATGGGAACAATGATAACAACAGCACAATATGGAAATGAGATGCCTTTATCAAGAGAAAATCCAAACAGCCCATTAATGACTACATATAAATGTAAAGATGGAAGATGGATTCAATTAGCTTTAATACAATACAACAAGTGGTTAGGCAAATTCTGTAAGGTTATAAATAGAGAATATATATTAGAAGACGATAGATACAATAACATAGACTCAATGGTTAATCATATTGAAGACTTAGTTAAGATAGTTGGAGAAGCTATGTTAGAAAAAACATTAGATGAGTGGTCAGTTCTATTAGAAGAAGCAGACTTACCATTTGAAAAAATCCAAAGCTGTGAAGACTTATTAGATGACGAACAGGCTTGGGCAAATGACTTCTTATTTAAGAAAACATATGATAGCGGAAATACAGGTGTCTTAGTTAATACTCCAGTTATGTTTAGAAATGAAGGAATTAAAGATTATACACCAGCACCAAAAGTAGGTCAACATACTGTAGAAGTATTAAAATCTTTAGGTTATGATGAATCAAGAATAAATAACTTAAAAGAAGATAAAGTTGTAAGATACTAA
- the hadI gene encoding 2-hydroxyisocaproyl-CoA dehydratase activator HadI, with amino-acid sequence MYTMGLDIGSTASKGVILKDGEDIVAYETISSGTGTTGPSRVLEKLYGKTGLAREDIEKVVVTGYGRMNYSDADKQISELSCHARGVNFIIPETRTIIDIGGQDAKVLKLDNNGRLLNFLMNDKCAAGTGRFLDVMAKIIEVDVSELGSISMNSQNEVSISSTCTVFAESEVISHLSENAKIEDIVAGIHTSVAKRVSSLVKRIGVQRNVVMVGGVARNSGIVRAMAREINTEIIVPDIPQLTGALGAALYAFDEAKTSQKEVKNI; translated from the coding sequence ATGTACACAATGGGATTAGATATAGGTTCAACTGCATCAAAGGGAGTAATTTTGAAAGATGGAGAAGATATTGTAGCTTATGAAACAATATCTTCTGGTACTGGGACTACTGGACCATCAAGAGTTTTAGAAAAATTATATGGCAAGACAGGTCTTGCAAGAGAAGATATTGAAAAAGTTGTAGTTACAGGATATGGAAGAATGAATTATTCAGATGCTGACAAGCAAATAAGTGAATTAAGCTGTCATGCTAGGGGAGTAAATTTCATAATTCCAGAGACAAGAACTATTATTGACATAGGTGGTCAAGATGCAAAGGTATTAAAGTTGGATAATAATGGAAGACTACTGAACTTTCTTATGAATGACAAGTGTGCTGCAGGTACAGGAAGATTTTTAGATGTAATGGCAAAGATAATAGAGGTTGATGTATCTGAACTTGGAAGTATATCTATGAATTCTCAAAATGAAGTATCAATAAGCAGTACATGTACAGTATTTGCAGAATCTGAGGTTATATCACATTTATCTGAAAATGCAAAAATTGAAGATATAGTAGCAGGTATCCATACTTCAGTAGCAAAGAGAGTTTCTAGCCTAGTAAAAAGAATAGGAGTACAAAGAAATGTAGTTATGGTTGGTGGAGTTGCTAGAAATAGTGGTATCGTAAGAGCTATGGCAAGAGAAATCAACACAGAAATTATTGTACCTGATATACCTCAATTAACGGGTGCTTTAGGAGCAGCGTTATACGCTTTTGATGAAGCAAAAACATCACAAAAAGAAGTGAAAAATATATAA
- a CDS encoding D-2-hydroxyacid dehydrogenase has protein sequence MKILVFGARDYEEPVIKKWSEEHKDVQVDIYPENMTEENVVKAKGYDGISIQQTNYIDNPYIYETLKDAGVKVIASRTAGVDMIHFDLVNENGLIVTNVPSYSPNAIAELAVTQAMNLLRKTPLVKKKVCEGDYRWIAELLGTEVRSITVGVIGTGKIGATSAKLFKGLGANVIAFDQYPNSDLNDILTYKDSLEDLLKEADLITLHTPLLDGTKHMINKDTLAIMKDGAYIVNTGRGGLINTGDLIEALESGKIRAAALDTFETEGLFLNKKMNPGELTDPEINKLLSMEQVIFTHHLGFFTSTAIENIVYSSLSSAVEVIKTGTATNRVN, from the coding sequence ATGAAAATACTAGTATTTGGAGCACGCGATTATGAAGAACCAGTAATAAAGAAATGGTCTGAAGAACATAAGGATGTTCAAGTGGATATTTATCCTGAAAATATGACTGAAGAAAATGTAGTTAAAGCTAAAGGATATGATGGTATATCTATACAACAAACTAATTATATAGATAACCCTTATATTTATGAAACTTTAAAAGATGCTGGGGTTAAAGTTATAGCTTCAAGAACTGCAGGGGTTGACATGATACATTTTGATTTAGTTAATGAAAACGGACTTATTGTTACAAATGTTCCTTCTTATTCACCTAATGCAATAGCTGAATTGGCTGTTACTCAAGCTATGAACCTTTTAAGAAAAACTCCTTTAGTAAAGAAAAAAGTCTGTGAAGGTGATTACCGTTGGATAGCTGAGCTTCTTGGAACAGAAGTTAGATCTATTACAGTTGGTGTTATAGGTACAGGAAAAATAGGTGCTACTTCTGCAAAATTATTCAAAGGTCTAGGAGCTAATGTAATTGCATTTGACCAATATCCAAATAGTGATTTAAACGATATATTAACTTATAAAGATTCTTTAGAAGACCTTCTAAAAGAAGCTGACCTTATAACATTACATACTCCTTTACTTGATGGAACAAAACATATGATAAATAAAGATACTCTAGCTATAATGAAGGATGGAGCTTACATAGTAAATACTGGACGTGGTGGTTTAATTAATACAGGTGACTTAATAGAAGCACTAGAGTCAGGAAAAATTAGAGCTGCTGCCCTTGATACATTTGAGACTGAAGGATTGTTCTTAAATAAAAAAATGAATCCAGGTGAATTAACTGACCCAGAAATAAATAAACTTCTTTCTATGGAACAAGTTATATTCACTCATCACCTTGGTTTCTTCACTAGTACAGCGATTGAAAATATAGTTTATTCTAGTTTAAGTAGTGCTGTAGAAGTTATAAAAACAGGAACTGCTACTAATAGAGTAAATTAG
- a CDS encoding PRD domain-containing protein → MNYIIKKVLNSSVVLVHDINDNEFILIGKGIGYGKKTGEYICGSNDNQMFVPVENTKSKQFLELMDDIPVDILKITQEIIVEAKKLLNSSFNKNLYLILADHFNFAIERMRKGIKITNRVFWEIKNYYPNEFKVGMIAIYMVEERLGIQLPEEEAANIAFHFANAMASDGNSYDTIKYAKVIGEIINIFVFSLNRTLDKKSMHYMRFITHIKFFVERFFSDSMLSSGDDLLFNQMKRSNPKEMSIALKVRDFLEKKYGKKLTNEEIAFLVVHIARVNQ, encoded by the coding sequence ATGAACTACATAATAAAGAAAGTTTTGAACTCAAGTGTTGTTTTAGTTCATGATATAAATGATAATGAATTTATTTTGATAGGGAAAGGAATTGGATATGGCAAAAAAACAGGAGAATATATTTGTGGTTCCAATGATAATCAAATGTTTGTCCCTGTTGAAAATACAAAATCAAAACAATTTTTAGAATTAATGGATGATATTCCTGTCGACATTTTAAAGATAACACAGGAAATAATAGTAGAGGCAAAAAAGTTATTGAACTCATCTTTTAATAAAAACTTATACCTGATATTAGCAGACCATTTTAACTTTGCAATTGAAAGGATGCGTAAAGGAATAAAAATTACAAATAGAGTATTTTGGGAAATAAAAAATTATTATCCAAATGAGTTTAAGGTTGGAATGATTGCAATTTATATGGTAGAAGAGAGATTGGGCATTCAATTACCAGAAGAAGAAGCAGCCAATATTGCTTTCCATTTTGCAAATGCTATGGCTTCAGATGGAAATTCATATGATACGATTAAATATGCCAAAGTAATTGGAGAAATAATTAATATTTTTGTTTTTTCTCTGAATAGAACCTTAGATAAAAAGAGTATGCATTATATGAGATTTATAACACATATAAAATTTTTTGTGGAAAGATTTTTTTCAGATAGTATGTTAAGTAGTGGGGATGATTTATTATTTAATCAAATGAAAAGGTCAAATCCAAAAGAGATGTCAATTGCATTAAAAGTTAGAGATTTTTTAGAAAAGAAATATGGAAAAAAGTTAACAAATGAGGAAATAGCTTTCTTGGTTGTCCATATCGCACGAGTTAATCAATAG
- a CDS encoding TIGR04100 family radical SAM protein: MNILYTIENSIYVNITNTCPCSCVFCIRNEKDEVANSGSLWLEHEPSVDEVKEAFNKYNLDAYDEIVFCGYGEPLMRINELIEVAKFIKEKSSIKIRINTNGLSDLIHNKKTAILLKDVIDAVSISLNAPNKEAYNRVTQPKFGEKSFDYMLDFARDCKKYIKEVAFSVVDEISPEEIEESKQLAKKLDIPLRVRHKN, encoded by the coding sequence ATGAATATCTTATATACAATTGAAAATAGTATCTATGTAAATATAACTAATACATGTCCATGTAGTTGTGTTTTTTGTATAAGAAACGAAAAAGATGAAGTTGCAAATAGTGGTAGTTTATGGTTGGAGCATGAACCAAGTGTAGATGAAGTAAAAGAAGCCTTCAATAAATACAACTTAGACGCCTATGATGAAATCGTATTTTGTGGATATGGCGAACCATTAATGAGAATAAATGAATTGATAGAGGTAGCAAAGTTTATAAAAGAAAAAAGTAGCATAAAGATAAGAATAAATACAAATGGTCTAAGTGATTTAATACATAACAAAAAAACAGCTATTCTGTTAAAAGATGTTATAGATGCAGTATCAATAAGTCTTAATGCCCCAAATAAAGAGGCTTACAATAGAGTTACTCAACCAAAGTTTGGAGAAAAATCATTTGATTATATGTTAGATTTTGCAAGAGATTGCAAAAAATATATAAAAGAAGTGGCTTTTTCAGTAGTAGATGAAATATCTCCAGAAGAAATAGAAGAATCTAAACAACTGGCAAAAAAACTTGATATACCATTAAGAGTTAGACATAAGAACTAA
- a CDS encoding TIGR04002 family protein: MEKMNKVTSKKTTYIVTSALFASIICLTIAYILHIPVGGNNGYVHIGDAFIYLAATILPTNYAIAASAIGAGLADLSTGATIWVIPTIIIKPILVLFFTSKSDKIINKRNIVASVVAGIVGLVLYMFAEGIIIGSFTSAFVMSLLGLLQPIGSFIVFIILGMALDKLDFKKRYFN, from the coding sequence TTGGAAAAAATGAATAAAGTTACTTCTAAAAAAACTACCTATATTGTTACTTCAGCATTATTTGCATCCATAATATGTCTGACAATAGCGTATATACTACATATTCCAGTTGGTGGAAACAATGGATATGTTCATATAGGAGATGCTTTTATTTATCTAGCTGCAACTATTTTGCCAACAAACTATGCTATAGCTGCTTCTGCAATCGGCGCTGGTCTAGCTGATTTATCTACAGGTGCAACTATCTGGGTAATACCAACTATAATCATAAAACCAATACTTGTATTATTTTTCACTTCTAAAAGTGACAAGATAATAAATAAGAGAAATATAGTTGCTTCGGTTGTAGCAGGTATAGTAGGATTAGTTTTATACATGTTTGCTGAAGGTATAATTATTGGAAGTTTTACAAGTGCATTTGTAATGAGCTTACTTGGCTTATTACAGCCAATAGGAAGTTTTATTGTTTTTATAATCTTAGGTATGGCACTTGATAAACTTGACTTTAAAAAACGTTATTTTAATTAA
- a CDS encoding EamA family transporter — MILSYFALLIRVVLLAFERVVVRLLGDEEGDIYKNIASSFLFFFIGGVCLLPFSIMDRVSDWSFLIPCYISSLVYSIGSVAYVTSLATGEVSLVTPINSLNSLFLLLLSVVFLGEGLSLAKVAGIIIMIGGVFILKKVSSFLKNVSVIFNNLPCRLMFLYIFLQSVGRVLDKAFFVQVSPILYSTILYFFVGLNLFIFLAFKKKQKVICEIFSNKKGLSILSGAINGYSYLALLIALNNLELSIAEPFSQVSMIITLILAHFIFKENIKEKIPGSILILIGGWLLLL; from the coding sequence ATGATATTATCTTATTTTGCATTATTAATTAGAGTAGTGCTATTAGCTTTTGAAAGAGTAGTTGTAAGATTATTAGGTGATGAAGAAGGAGATATTTATAAAAATATAGCTTCATCATTTCTATTTTTCTTTATAGGGGGAGTATGTTTACTTCCATTTAGCATAATGGATAGAGTTAGTGATTGGTCGTTTTTAATACCATGTTATATAAGTAGTTTAGTCTATTCAATTGGCTCAGTAGCATATGTAACATCTTTAGCAACTGGAGAAGTTTCACTTGTTACTCCAATAAACAGTTTAAATTCATTGTTTTTACTGCTTTTATCAGTTGTATTTTTAGGTGAAGGTTTAAGTTTAGCAAAAGTTGCAGGAATCATAATTATGATTGGTGGAGTGTTTATATTAAAAAAAGTAAGCTCTTTTTTAAAGAATGTTTCTGTAATTTTCAATAATTTACCATGTAGATTAATGTTTTTGTACATATTTTTACAATCAGTAGGAAGGGTATTGGACAAGGCTTTTTTTGTACAAGTATCTCCTATATTATATTCAACTATACTGTATTTCTTCGTAGGTTTAAATTTATTCATATTTTTAGCATTTAAAAAGAAACAAAAAGTAATTTGTGAGATTTTTAGTAATAAAAAAGGGCTTTCAATTTTAAGTGGTGCTATTAATGGATATTCTTATTTAGCATTATTAATTGCTTTAAATAATCTAGAACTTAGTATAGCAGAACCATTTTCTCAAGTATCTATGATAATAACTTTAATACTTGCTCATTTTATATTCAAAGAAAATATAAAAGAAAAAATACCAGGTTCAATCTTGATACTAATTGGTGGATGGCTACTGTTGCTTTAA
- a CDS encoding helix-turn-helix domain-containing protein has translation MQSLNEIIAENLKKIRKEKHLSLDKIAQLSGVSKSMLSQIEKCEVNPTISTLKKITNGLKISFTSLMERQESDIELIQKSDIDHFVEDDGKYISYPIFPFDSKRRFEIFMIEIEEGGNLDSNAELPGTQEFITVFSGEVTIKINGEDYIVSSGNSIRFKADVSHIYRNSGEGIAKMSMVVYYV, from the coding sequence ATGCAAAGTTTAAATGAAATAATTGCTGAGAATTTAAAAAAGATAAGGAAAGAAAAGCACCTCAGTTTAGACAAGATTGCTCAACTTAGTGGTGTAAGTAAGAGTATGCTATCTCAAATTGAAAAGTGTGAGGTAAATCCTACCATATCTACTTTAAAGAAAATAACTAATGGACTAAAAATCTCATTTACATCATTAATGGAGAGACAGGAAAGTGATATAGAATTGATTCAAAAAAGTGATATAGACCATTTTGTTGAAGATGATGGAAAATATATAAGCTATCCAATATTTCCATTTGACTCCAAAAGAAGATTTGAGATATTTATGATTGAAATAGAAGAAGGTGGAAATTTAGATTCAAATGCTGAACTTCCAGGAACTCAAGAGTTTATAACTGTTTTTAGTGGTGAGGTAACTATTAAAATAAATGGAGAAGATTACATTGTATCTAGTGGAAATTCTATAAGATTTAAAGCTGATGTATCACATATATATAGAAACTCAGGCGAAGGTATAGCTAAAATGAGTATGGTAGTCTATTATGTATAA